One segment of Nomia melanderi isolate GNS246 chromosome 10, iyNomMela1, whole genome shotgun sequence DNA contains the following:
- the Zmynd10 gene encoding zinc finger MYND-type containing 10, with protein MAIICSICKDNLIEIDEVYHTECAHVFHYHCLLKWLERSKTCPQCRAKVTRSKIYRLHFTFSDNETIKTKACPLQEKIENLEFQMLLKEKNIQYYISKNITLNKQNDGLKREVRKVESELRRKDSTIYELQMEVEGCNTLKKEIAQLKMKMEELKPLEILSNAPVGDVIRMVEDTKDPEVLIKYISVLKKEFSESLNKRQKLSTRIKRYQDDIAKANAKYESLLGEQSKRMDLEEQLAFSESRNMALQKQVEELERRLGINEVENSISDIQEFEIKNYNDEKTPAAGTVINEDKNEEMPSQSLISYKRERKGFSDYTIPKKKKRDDKIREQSTMENHNIIDLTLVCGILFRIVKMSSRIEYIISPWEAEAYIQSLNISQLEDIGTKGWYEFHKRLMLLNQQSVLEINALREENIKELFVSYKKIPILIYEAIQIDVWKHKVFPLLLNINSEPQNTFMLFTIFYHENMAVSLLENVLFHCESAETIDDTVLDLVDFAVKCVIELLDMQNIEIYENVKNPNSCIEEILERKKELEFDIGMRCISILRYLAEFADNLPLCVLSRMLSTHDVPLLLVQLIEDRPWTKENADGEYMIYNGSWKKMKSSEEGKVSKIEGQVWIGLRELLLNPKCAPYYEITEYRMSHLLKLQKYLHEIILDQISPLLELKRWLSYLSVSSSHSKVPQALNVELIPQMRTSIMEKYYKKWKKLAKHQSKFIFTTNKEDVKNAAQILSDAYDLDKLDCIDIKDCFLCQEEAQKRCSKCKAAWYCGRECQVKDWPKHKVICDKITKSEECKQQQDESKTIS; from the exons atgGCTATTATATGCTCAATTTGCAAAGACAACTTGATAGAAATTGATGAAGTATATCATACTGAATGTGCTCATGTATTTCATTACCATTGTTTACTAAAATGGCTGGaacg aTCAAAAACTTGCCCACAATGTAGGGCAAAAGTTACTCGAAGCAAAATATATagattacattttacattttctgataatgaaactattaaaactaaagcATGTCCTTTgcaagaaaaaatagaaaatttggagTTTCAAATGCTGCTGAAAGAAAAGAACATACAGTATTATATCTCAAAAAACATTACCTTGAATAAACAAAATGATGGCCTGAAAAGAGAGGTTCGAAAGGTGGAAAGTGAACTTAGAAGAAAAGATTCAACTATATATGAACTACAAATGGAAGTTGAAGGCTGCAATActttaaagaaagaaattgcacaattgaaaatgaaaatggagGAACTGAAGCC GCTAGAAATTTTATCTAATGCTCCAGTTGGTGATGTTATCAGAATGGTTGAAGACACTAAAGATCCTGAAGTACTTATCAAATACATTTCTGTTTTGAAGAa GGAATTTTCTGAGAGCCTTAATAAACGTCAAAAACTTTCTACAAGAATTAAGCGATATCAAGATGATATTGCTAAGGCCAATGCAAAGTATGAGTCCTTATTAGGAGAACAGTCAAAACGAAT GGATTTAGAAGAGCAGTTAGCATTTTCAGAAAGCAGAAACATGGCTTTACAGAAACAAGTAGAAGAGTTAGAGAGAAGACTGGGCATTAATGAAGTGGAGAATAGTATATCAGATATTCaagaatttgaaattaagaattataatgATGAAAAGACACCTGCTGCAGGAACAGTTATTaatgaagataaaaatgaagaaatgccAAGTCAAAGTCTTATATCCTACAAACGAGAAAGGAAAGGATTTTCAGATTATACTATaccaaagaagaaaaaaagggatGATAAGATAAGAGAACAATCAACTATGGAGAATCATAACATAATTGATTTA ACTCTTGTTTGTGGTATCCTTTTCCGGATAGTAAAAATGTCGAGTCGTATAGAATACATAATTTCACCATGGGAAGCCGAAGCGTATATacaatcattaaatatttcacagctGGAAGATATAGGAACGAAAGG atggtatgaatttcataaaagattaatgttattaaatcaACAAAGCGTGTTAGAAATTAATGCTTTAAGAGAGGAGAACATCAAGGAATTGTTTGTTTCATACAAAaaa ATACCAATTCTTATATACGAAGCAATCCAAATTGATGTATGGAAACACAAAGTATTTCctcttttgttaaatataaatagtgAACCACAAAACACATTCATGCTCTTCACTATATTTTACCATGAAAATATGGCTGTTTCTTTATTGGAAAATGTACTGTTTCATTGTGAAAGTGCAGAAACTATCGATGATACAGTTCTTGATCTTGTAGATTTCGCGGTTAAATGTGTTATTGAACTCCTTGatatgcaaaatattgaaatttacgaaaatGTGAAGAATCCTAA TTCATGCattgaagaaatattagaaagaaaaaaggaacttGAATTTGATATTGGTATGCGATGCATTTCGATTCTTCGTTACTTGGCAGAGTTCGCAGATAATTTACCGCTTTGCGTCTTATCCCGAATGCTATCTACGCACGATGTACCATTACTTCTCGTTCAATTAATTGAAGATCGTCCGTGGACTAAAGAGAATGCTGATG GCGAATACATGATATATAATGGTTCTTggaagaaaatgaaatcaaGTGAAGAAGGAAAAGTTTCTAAAATTGAAGGACAAGTTTGGATTGGTTTACGAGAATTATTACTTAATCCAAAGTGTGCACCATATTATGAAATTACAGAGTATAGAATGTCTCATTTATTGAAG ttacagaaatatttacacGAAATCATACTAGATCAAATTTCTCCTTTATTGGAATTGAAAAGATGGTTGAGTTATTTAAGTGTATCATCATCCCATTCTAAAGTACCTCAAGCACTAAATGTAGAACTTATACCACAG ATGAGAACATCAATCATggaaaagtattataaaaaatggAAGAAGCTAGCAAagcatcaatcaaaatttatatttacaacaaATAAAGAGGATGTTAAAAATGCAGCACAAATTTTAAGTGATGCATATGATTTGGATAAATTAGATTGCATTGACATTAAAGATTGTTTCCTATGCCAGGAAGAGGCACAAAAGCGTTGTTCTAAATGCAAAGCAGCTTGGTATTGTGGAAG GGAATGTCAAGTAAAAGACTGGCCAAAACATAAAGTCATTTGTGATAAGATTACAAAAAGTGAAGAATGTAAACAGCAGCAAGATGAATCTAAgactatttcataa
- the LOC116429780 gene encoding endoribonuclease Arlr, translated as MLYKVIKISFRIIILNTIILYHLTICEVDGSLISDAELLNISEELFNKSVNVFYKHLCIKYQGQITSKNFTDNAPERLLNVSFNDVTTKTTDSLIKLFDNYELNTYQSEIITIEKNAEEDEFINNLMETNVMLHTMYYLSVKGFFINDLKVYKNVLKEIWFHPYSRSKRINSSSGFEHVFVGESKRRKGIIGVHNWIFFYFGELTSKINYFGYSRRKEFPNGAAILEIYFTYNGRRKISTMFIGTPPELEIALYTLCFFTRPNKTCKISFIGSKFGIQTYVLKNDNKRYVGTAFPVI; from the exons atgttatataaagttattaaaatttcttttcgtataatcattttaaatacaattattttatatcatttaacaATATGTGAAGTAGAtg gatCACTGATAAGTGATGCAGAATTACTAAATATATCGGaggaattattcaataaatctgttaacgtattttataaacatttgtgtATAAAATATCAAGGACAAATAACTTCTAAGAATTTTACTGATAATGCTCCTGAAAG ATTATTAAATGTCTCATTCAATGATGTCACAACAAAAACAACAGATTCCCTCATAAAATTGTTtgataattatgaattaaacaCTTATCAATcagaaattataacaatagaaaaGAATGCAGAGGAAgatgaattcattaataatttaatggaaaCAAATGTAATGTTACACACTATGTATTATTTGTCTGTAAAAGGATTCTTTATAAATGacttaaaagtttataaaaatgttctgAAAGAAATATGGTTTCATCCATATTCTAGAAGCAAAAGGATAAATAGTAGTTCTGGGTTTGAACATGTATTTGTAGGTGAAAGCAAACGAAGGAAAGGTATTATAGGAGTACATAATTGGATCTTTTTTTACTTTGGGGAGTTAACAagcaaaattaattactttggaTATTCTCGCAGAAAAGAGTTTCCCAAT gGAGCTgctattttagaaatatatttcacttacAATGGAAGACGTAAAATTTCAACTATGTTCATTGGAACACCACCAGAATTAGAAATAGCATTATATACACTGTGCTTTTTTACTCGTCCAAATAAAACATGCAAAATTTCTTTTATCGGATCGAAATTCGGTATTCAAActtatgtattaaaaaatgataataagcGATATGTTGGAACTGCTTTCCCAGTTATATAG
- the RpS12 gene encoding ribosomal protein S12, whose amino-acid sequence MSDVENDDVAPATAAGGFLDVNTALQEVLKNALIHDGVVHGLHEAAKALDKRQAMLCILAENCDEPMYKKLVQALCNEHQIPLIKVDNNKKLGEWAGLCKIDSAGKARKVVGCSCVVIKDFGEDTPAKDVVMEYVKQSFVH is encoded by the exons ATGTCAGACGTAGAAAA TGACGACGTCGCCCCTGCGACAGCTGCAGGAGGTTTTCTTGACGTAAACACAGCCCTCCAAGAAGTTCTTAAAAATGCTCTCATTCATGATGGTGTTGTACATGGTCTTCATGAAGCAGCCAAAGCTTTAGACAA gagACAAGCTATGCTTTGCATTTTAGCTGAAAATTGCGATGAACCTATGTACAAAAAACTTGTTCAAGCATTGTGCAATGAACACCAAATCCCTTTAATTAAGGTAGATAATAACAAGAAACTTGGAGAATGGGCTGGACTTTGTAAAATTGACAGTGCTGGTAAAGCTAGGAAAGTCGTTGGCTGTTCCTGTGTTGTCATAAAG GACTTTGGGGAGGACACTCCTGCAAAGGATGTTGTAATGGAATACGTCAAACAAAGTTTTGTACATTAA
- the LOC116429681 gene encoding protein c-ets-1-B isoform X1, whose translation MWRIQTHPLHLQQDTRFHPSAAAILYNERFSLLQRTCSLIGSTAGAGGSGAVGGGQVQLWQFLLELLSDSSNSTCIAWEGSNGEFKLTDPDEVARRWGERKSKPNMNYDKLSRALRYYYDKNIMTKVHGKRYAYKFDFHGLMMACQAQSGVTLDSSPTSRGTGANCHGHHSHHTHHLYPTGASGSQHPSVSVPSSAQPPQPPPPPHYCWPYHRYSPPT comes from the exons ATGTGGAGGATTCAAACGCACCCGCTGCATCTTCAGCAGGATACCAGATTCCACCCTTCGGCAGCTGCCATACTTTACAACg AGAGGTTCAGCCTCCTCCAAAGGACTTGCTCGCTGATTGGATCGACAGCTGGAGCCGGGGGTTCCGGGGCGGTTGGAGGCGGACAGGTTCAACTCTGGCAATTCCTGCTGGAGCTGCTCTCGGATTCGTCGAATTCTACCTGCATCGCGTGGGAGGGCTCGAACGGGGAGTTCAAACTCACCGATCCTGACGAGGTCGCGCGCAGATGGGGCGAACGGAAGAGCAAACCGAACATGAACTACGACAAACTGTCGCGGGCGCTCAG GTACTATTATGACAAGAATATAATGACGAAGGTTCACGGAAAGCGTTACGCTTACAAATTCGATTTCCACGGATTGATGATGGCTTGCCAAGCACAGTCTGGCGTGACGTTAGATTCATCCCCGACGTCTCGAGGTACAGGCGCAAATTGTCATGGTCATCATTCCCATCACACTCATCACTTGTACCCAACAGGAGCGTCAGGTTCGCAACATCCATCGGTATCCGTACCTTCATCAGCTCAACCGCCTCAGCCACCACCACCTCCGCATTATTGTTGGCCTTATCATCGATATTCTCCGCCCACGTAA
- the LOC116429681 gene encoding protein c-ets-1-B isoform X2, whose protein sequence is MWRIQTHPLHLQQDTRFHPSAAAILYNERFSLLQRTCSLIGSTAGAGGSGAVGGGQVQLWQFLLELLSDSSNSTCIAWEGSNGEFKLTDPDEVARRWGERKSKPNMNYDKLSRALRYYYDKNIMTKVHGKRYAYKFDFHGLMMACQAQSGVTLDSSPTSRGASGSQHPSVSVPSSAQPPQPPPPPHYCWPYHRYSPPT, encoded by the exons ATGTGGAGGATTCAAACGCACCCGCTGCATCTTCAGCAGGATACCAGATTCCACCCTTCGGCAGCTGCCATACTTTACAACg AGAGGTTCAGCCTCCTCCAAAGGACTTGCTCGCTGATTGGATCGACAGCTGGAGCCGGGGGTTCCGGGGCGGTTGGAGGCGGACAGGTTCAACTCTGGCAATTCCTGCTGGAGCTGCTCTCGGATTCGTCGAATTCTACCTGCATCGCGTGGGAGGGCTCGAACGGGGAGTTCAAACTCACCGATCCTGACGAGGTCGCGCGCAGATGGGGCGAACGGAAGAGCAAACCGAACATGAACTACGACAAACTGTCGCGGGCGCTCAG GTACTATTATGACAAGAATATAATGACGAAGGTTCACGGAAAGCGTTACGCTTACAAATTCGATTTCCACGGATTGATGATGGCTTGCCAAGCACAGTCTGGCGTGACGTTAGATTCATCCCCGACGTCTCGAG GAGCGTCAGGTTCGCAACATCCATCGGTATCCGTACCTTCATCAGCTCAACCGCCTCAGCCACCACCACCTCCGCATTATTGTTGGCCTTATCATCGATATTCTCCGCCCACGTAA
- the LOC116429707 gene encoding neither inactivation nor afterpotential protein G, with product MWNYMLFSALVLLLSVLYHCYFNRPASMIERADADYDYIIVGAGTSGCVIASRLSEISNVTVLLVEAGGYFGWVSSVPLLSPMTQGTEFDWSYLTEPQKFSSKGFWNHVQKVPRGKGLGGSGQMNHLVHSFGRPEDYDAWPDGWLHADLLPYFEKVSDIMNVMSSPEEEFLANAFLMSEDALNSSHVTLQKGLYTTRRGSRWTTFHAYLQNAWNRKNLHILTNTLVSKILFKDGRVVDGVKVIYKDGSINRIGARKEVILCAGVINTPQLLLLSGVGPAEDLDKFQIPIVQNLPAVGKNFFDHLMLPVYVSLEAKVSITLFKLQTLPEVVNYFVFGRGWYATNGVMATGRTDNGGVMLFGMGSTEERILKTLSNYKTEPYRSLYPSYNNSSQEGFLYLSYCLQPKSRGSVSLKSRNIRHQPKIDPAYLKNYDDVLCTHEAITFAIRTLESKKFREYGAKVHHPDLEECRHLPQDYRDVEYSECVMRIGGLTSYHACGSCKMGYDETAVVDAELRVKNVSGLRVMDASVLPSPISGNPNSVIIAMAEKISDLIANRSST from the exons ATGTGGAACTACATGCTGTTCTCGGCCCTCGTGTTGCTGCTCTCGGTACTCTATCATTGCTACTTTAACAGGCCAGCCAGCATGATCGAGCGTGCGGACGCAGATTACGATTATATAATTG TTGGTGCTGGCACATCCGGATGCGTGATAGCGTCCCGCCTCTCCGAGATTTCGAACGTGACGGTGCTGTTAGTCGAGGCGGGCGGATATTTCGGATGGGTGTCCTCGGTGCCGCTTTTGTCGCCGATGACCCAGGGAACCGAGTTCGACTGGAGCTACCTAACAGAACCGCAGAAGTTCTCCTCGAAAGGATTCTGGAACCAC GTCCAGAAGGTGCCGAGGGGCAAAGGATTGGGCGGAAGCGGCCAGATGAATCATCTCGTCCACTCTTTCGGTAGACCAGAAGATTATGACGCGTGGCCTGACGGATGGTTGCACGCCGACTTGCTACCATACTTTGAGAAGGTGTCCGACATCATGAACGTGATGTCCAGTCCAGAAGAGGAGTTTCTGGCGAACGCTTTCCTCATGTCGGAAGACGCGCTGAATTCGAGCCACGTGACTCTGCAGAAAGGATTGTACACTACCAGAAGGGGTTCGAGGTGGACCACGTTTCACGCGTATCTGCAGAACGCTTGGAACAGGAAGAATTTACATATCTTGACGAATACGCTGGTTTCGAAA ATCCTTTTTAAAGACGGCAGGGTTGTGGATGGTGTCAAGGTGATTTACAAAGACGGATCGATAAATCGAATTGGCGCGAGAAAGGAAGTGATTCTTTGCGCTGGCGTTATCAATACACCTCAATTGCTTTTGCTCTCAGGAGTCGGACCAGCCGAAGACCTTGATAAATTTCAA ATACCGATAGTACAAAATCTTCCAGCGGTAGGGAAGAATTTCTTCGACCATTTGATGCTTCCAGTTTACGTGAGCCTGGAAGCTAAAGTGAGCATAACGTTGTTCAAGCTTCAAACACTGCCTGAAGTGGTTAATTATTTCGTCTTCGGAAGAG GGTGGTACGCAACCAACGGAGTGATGGCGACTGGTCGCACTGACAATGGCGGTGTAATGCTATTTGGAATGGGTTCTACCGAAGAGAGGATTTTGAAAACCTTGTCTAACTATAAGACTGAG CCTTACAGATCGCTTTATCCGTCCTACAACAACAGTTCTCAGGAAGGCTTTTTGTACTTGTCTTATTGTTTGCAACCGAAGAGCCGCGGAAGCGTTTCGTTGAAATCCAGAAACATTCGTCATCAGCCGAAGATCGATCCTGCCTATCTGAAAAACTACGATGACGTTCTGTGCACCCACGAgg CGATAACGTTCGCGATTCGAACCCTCGAGTCGAAGAAGTTCCGTGAATACGGAGCGAAGGTTCATCATCCCGATCTAGAAGAATGCCGACACCTGCCACAGGATTATCGAGACGTCGAGTACTCGGAATGCGTGATGAGGATTGGCGGGCTCACGAGTTATCACGCATGCGGTAGCTGCAAAATGGGATATGACGAGACTGCAGTTGTTGATGCGGAGTTACG tGTAAAGAATGTTTCTGGACTCCGAGTAATGGACGCCAGTGTGTTACCCTCGCCAATTTCTGGCAATCCAAATTCCGTGATCATCGCCATGGCGGAGAAAATAAGCGATTTGATCGCTAACCGCTCGTCTACTTAA